One window of Corynebacterium accolens genomic DNA carries:
- the fmt gene encoding methionyl-tRNA formyltransferase encodes MRIIFAGTPEPAVVALEKLLASSHEVVAVITRPDAKKGRGRSLHPSPVKALAQEHGIEVLTPTTLRPGTEDGDNLRERLAELQPEAIPVVAYGNLISKDLLDVARHGWVNLHFSLLPAWRGAAPVQAAIAAGDDITGASTFRIEEGLDTGPVFGTVTEAITGTDTADDLLTRLAYSGADLLVATMDGLEAGTLEPQAQSGEATYAPKISTAAARIDWAQPAFSIDRHIRAHTPGPGAWTLLDDARLKLGPVSLTEGIGKQLHPGEALISKDAVYIGTATQPVQLDRIQPPGKKMMNAADWARGLGKNAEVRFQ; translated from the coding sequence ATGCGGATTATTTTTGCCGGCACCCCAGAGCCGGCGGTGGTGGCATTGGAGAAATTGCTTGCCTCCAGCCACGAAGTGGTAGCGGTCATTACCCGGCCCGATGCGAAGAAGGGCAGGGGCCGCAGCCTTCACCCGAGCCCGGTAAAGGCGCTGGCGCAAGAACACGGCATCGAGGTGTTGACCCCGACCACGCTGCGGCCTGGCACGGAGGATGGCGATAACCTGCGTGAGCGCCTGGCGGAGCTGCAGCCCGAGGCCATTCCGGTGGTGGCCTATGGCAATCTCATTAGCAAGGATCTCTTGGATGTCGCGCGCCATGGCTGGGTCAACCTGCACTTTTCCCTTCTTCCCGCCTGGCGCGGCGCGGCGCCGGTGCAGGCGGCTATCGCGGCAGGCGATGATATTACCGGCGCGTCCACCTTCCGGATTGAAGAAGGCCTGGATACGGGACCGGTCTTCGGCACGGTCACAGAAGCCATCACTGGGACGGATACCGCGGACGATCTGCTCACGCGGCTGGCGTATTCCGGGGCGGATCTCCTGGTAGCCACCATGGATGGGCTGGAGGCCGGCACGCTTGAGCCGCAGGCCCAAAGCGGCGAGGCCACTTATGCGCCGAAGATTTCCACGGCCGCAGCCCGCATTGACTGGGCGCAGCCTGCCTTCTCCATCGACCGGCATATCCGCGCCCACACCCCAGGCCCGGGCGCGTGGACGCTGCTTGACGATGCCCGCCTCAAGCTCGGCCCGGTGAGTCTCACCGAGGGCATCGGCAAGCAGCTGCATCCGGGCGAGGCGCTGATTAGCAAGGACGCGGTGTACATCGGGACCGCGACGCAACCGGTGCAGCTGGATAGGATTCAGCCGCCGGGCAAAAAGATGATGAATGCGGCCGATTGGGCGCGTGGATTAGGAAAGAACGCAGAGGTGAGGTTCCAGTGA
- the def gene encoding peptide deformylase, with protein MAELDIRLYGDPVLSSRAEEITTFDSSLRTLAQNMLDTMDAAGGVGLAANQVGILKRIFVYDCSPIQAGLRGVLINPVWTPLGEDMQVGPEGCLSIPGISADTPRHNRVFVSGRDVEGRPVGMVASGLLARCIQHETDHLDGVLFLRRLGDADRKAAMRTIREADWFNSAG; from the coding sequence GTGGCGGAATTAGACATCAGGCTCTACGGGGATCCCGTATTAAGCTCGCGGGCAGAAGAGATTACGACCTTTGACTCCAGCCTGCGCACGCTGGCGCAGAACATGTTGGACACCATGGATGCCGCCGGCGGGGTGGGGCTCGCGGCGAATCAGGTGGGCATACTCAAGCGCATCTTTGTCTATGACTGTTCGCCTATCCAGGCCGGATTGCGCGGGGTTCTCATCAACCCCGTGTGGACGCCGCTGGGAGAAGACATGCAGGTTGGCCCGGAAGGATGCCTATCCATCCCGGGGATTAGCGCCGATACCCCGCGGCACAACCGGGTATTTGTCTCTGGGCGCGATGTAGAAGGCAGGCCGGTGGGGATGGTCGCCTCGGGGCTTTTGGCTCGGTGCATTCAGCATGAAACCGATCACCTTGATGGAGTGTTATTCCTGCGCCGGCTTGGCGATGCCGACCGCAAGGCCGCCATGCGTACCATCCGCGAAGCCGATTGGTTTAATAGCGCGGGGTAG
- a CDS encoding RsmB/NOP family class I SAM-dependent RNA methyltransferase: MTGGFRSRSKSGDKAPEATQHGKNGAPQRGGGQRGNAQRGQDNRGQAQRGSAQRGRGMQDQRNRDHRDNRGNRGDRNAGTKNTGAGKTLVQAAIDQGVDPARAVAFDVVRRVSEEDAFANLVLPKALRKQKLTGRDAAFATEITYGTLRTLGVLDAVIAQCSSRELEAISPVVIDALRLGTYQVLYTRVEPHAAVDTSVRLVVAGGEEKAKGFANGILRTITRTPPNEWLKRLAPEGEIAGLAFRHAHPTWIAESFARVVDPEELPAVLAADSERPSVHLVARPGEISAEELALITGNEEGTYSPYAVYMDSGDPGQLEPVQQGMAAVQDEGSQLIARAVCEVPVSGTDQGRWLDLCAGPGGKAALMGALARIESAHVDAVEVSPHRAKLIEKTVQGLPVTVHVADGRNPQVGSGFDRILVDAPCSGLGALRRRPEARWRKSEADIAELSTLQFELLSSALKLVRPGGVVVYSTCSPDLRETRDIVDQAVEKLGAQELDAREFIPDMGNVGKEKSVQMWPHRHGTDAMFMAVLRRGDEEGR, from the coding sequence GTGACTGGTGGATTCCGCTCCCGCAGTAAGTCCGGCGACAAGGCGCCGGAGGCTACACAACACGGCAAGAACGGCGCGCCCCAGCGCGGCGGTGGGCAGCGAGGCAATGCGCAGCGTGGCCAAGACAATCGCGGCCAAGCTCAGCGTGGATCCGCACAGCGTGGTCGCGGCATGCAGGACCAGCGCAACCGCGACCACCGGGATAACCGAGGAAACCGAGGTGATCGGAATGCGGGCACAAAGAACACGGGCGCGGGGAAAACACTGGTGCAGGCCGCCATCGACCAGGGCGTGGATCCGGCCCGCGCCGTTGCCTTCGATGTGGTGCGCCGGGTAAGCGAAGAGGATGCGTTTGCCAACCTTGTCCTGCCCAAGGCGCTGCGCAAGCAGAAACTTACTGGCCGCGATGCCGCATTTGCCACGGAGATTACCTATGGCACCCTGCGCACCTTGGGCGTGCTCGATGCGGTAATCGCGCAGTGCTCCTCGCGCGAGTTGGAGGCAATCTCGCCGGTGGTCATCGATGCCCTGCGCCTGGGCACCTACCAGGTGCTCTATACGCGCGTGGAACCCCACGCTGCGGTAGATACCTCCGTCCGGCTCGTCGTGGCGGGCGGGGAGGAAAAAGCCAAAGGGTTTGCCAATGGCATTTTGCGCACCATTACCCGCACGCCGCCGAATGAGTGGCTCAAGCGCCTTGCCCCAGAAGGTGAGATTGCGGGCCTGGCCTTTAGGCATGCGCACCCAACGTGGATCGCGGAGTCTTTTGCCCGCGTTGTCGACCCCGAGGAATTGCCGGCTGTCCTAGCGGCGGATTCCGAGCGCCCGAGCGTGCACCTGGTGGCGCGGCCGGGCGAAATTTCCGCCGAGGAACTGGCACTGATTACCGGAAACGAAGAAGGTACCTACTCGCCCTACGCGGTGTATATGGATTCCGGGGACCCAGGCCAATTGGAACCGGTCCAGCAGGGCATGGCCGCGGTGCAGGATGAAGGCTCGCAGCTTATCGCCCGCGCGGTCTGCGAGGTGCCCGTCAGCGGTACCGACCAGGGCCGCTGGCTCGACCTATGCGCGGGCCCGGGTGGCAAGGCGGCCCTGATGGGGGCCTTGGCGCGCATCGAGTCCGCGCACGTTGATGCCGTGGAAGTATCACCGCACCGCGCGAAACTGATTGAAAAGACCGTGCAAGGGCTGCCGGTGACCGTCCACGTGGCCGATGGCCGCAACCCGCAGGTGGGCTCGGGATTCGATCGCATCTTGGTGGACGCGCCGTGTTCAGGGCTGGGCGCTTTGCGGCGCCGCCCAGAGGCACGCTGGCGGAAATCTGAAGCCGATATTGCCGAGCTTTCGACACTTCAATTCGAGCTATTGTCCTCTGCTCTCAAGCTCGTGCGGCCGGGCGGGGTCGTGGTGTATTCCACGTGTTCGCCGGACCTGCGCGAAACCCGTGACATCGTCGACCAAGCGGTAGAAAAGCTGGGCGCGCAGGAGCTAGATGCGCGGGAATTTATCCCAGATATGGGCAATGTGGGCAAAGAAAAATCCGTCCAAATGTGGCCGCACCGCCACGGGACCGATGCCATGTTCATGGCGGTATTGCGGCGCGGCGATGAGGAAGGGCGCTAG
- the rpe gene encoding ribulose-phosphate 3-epimerase, whose translation MPAPLISPSILAADFARLGEQLEAISNADWIHVDIMDGHFVPNLSFGPDITATVKRSTDKPLDVHLMIEDPAKWVETYIKAGATTIIFHVEAVEDEVAAVELAEKIRDLGARAAFSIKPDTPIEPWLDKLHHFDEVLVMSVEPGFGGQKFMPAMLDKVRALRESIDQQNLDTVIEIDGGIDPETIGLAAEAGCDSFVAGSAVFKSDDPAQAVEELRALAARS comes from the coding sequence ATGCCTGCACCACTTATTTCTCCGTCAATTTTGGCTGCTGACTTCGCGCGGCTAGGTGAACAACTAGAGGCCATCTCGAATGCCGATTGGATCCATGTAGACATCATGGACGGGCACTTTGTCCCCAATCTTTCCTTCGGCCCGGATATTACGGCCACGGTGAAAAGGTCCACGGATAAGCCGCTTGACGTGCACCTGATGATTGAAGATCCGGCGAAATGGGTGGAGACCTATATCAAGGCCGGTGCCACCACCATTATTTTCCACGTAGAAGCAGTGGAAGATGAGGTAGCCGCGGTGGAATTGGCAGAAAAGATCCGGGATTTGGGCGCGCGTGCGGCCTTTTCCATCAAGCCGGATACGCCCATTGAGCCGTGGCTGGATAAGCTGCACCATTTTGATGAGGTGCTGGTCATGTCCGTGGAACCAGGTTTCGGCGGGCAGAAATTCATGCCCGCCATGCTGGATAAGGTCCGCGCCCTGCGCGAAAGCATTGACCAGCAGAACCTGGATACCGTCATTGAAATCGATGGCGGCATCGATCCGGAAACCATTGGCTTGGCCGCGGAGGCCGGGTGCGATTCCTTCGTGGCGGGATCGGCCGTATTCAAAAGCGACGATCCAGCGCAGGCGGTAGAAGAACTGCGCGCGCTTGCGGCGCGGTCATAA
- a CDS encoding primosomal protein N', with protein MPKKTPAARKPVARVLPLLGVAHLDRGFDYLVDEAESDSAQAGVKVRIRFNGRLVDAIIVERKHESDFGGQLRFIERVISPFQVYPPQLSRLVEALADRYGGICSDIIRSAIPPRHAKAEEADLDTPWEELGAASEPDLSGWSAYQHGETFVDSILGGKLARAAWQIAPGDEWEDALAALAVKVALGGGGVLIVVPDQKVVDALENALRGVVGPKQITVLTNSMGPQARYRRYLSALVGQARIVIGTRSAAFTPVDNLQLAVIFDDGNDNLVDNIKPYVHAREVLTTRSAFENCSFIAANHSRTAETQLLVDSGWAHDLIPSASTIEARRPDILAIGAYGLSISRELEGGTTSVQAPAFQAAQQALDRGEPVLVQAPRKGYAPILACGKCHSPARCRHCNGPLGLPPSSERSSEEAVMPTCRWCGRIATNHRCTECGSPRLRAIVLGSERTAEELGRAFPNTSVVVSGGNKVVGSIENAPALVIATPGAEPRVNGGAYGAALLLDAGTLLNRQDLRATEDCLAKWAQAATMVRPHFKGGRVIIAADPELPVVRHFMSWDMVAAAVEELRARREVRFPPAVHFAAIDGADAALDSFEQLVDLPEHAEVLGPVPLPPGDSLPGEYDADRFGPPQRLVVRAPLGPRSQLGRALRKANAARSARKDELPLRITVDPIHVG; from the coding sequence ATGCCTAAGAAAACACCCGCCGCCCGGAAACCGGTCGCGCGGGTGTTGCCTCTTTTAGGGGTTGCCCACCTCGATCGGGGCTTTGATTACCTGGTAGATGAGGCCGAATCTGATAGCGCCCAAGCCGGGGTGAAGGTGCGCATTCGGTTTAATGGGCGCTTGGTGGATGCGATCATCGTCGAGCGCAAGCATGAGTCCGATTTTGGCGGGCAGCTGCGCTTTATCGAGCGGGTCATCTCCCCATTCCAGGTTTATCCACCGCAGCTGTCCCGGCTGGTGGAAGCCCTTGCGGATCGCTATGGCGGAATTTGCTCCGATATCATTCGCTCCGCCATTCCGCCACGGCACGCAAAGGCAGAAGAAGCGGATTTGGATACGCCGTGGGAAGAACTCGGCGCCGCCAGCGAGCCCGATTTATCCGGGTGGTCTGCCTATCAACATGGGGAAACCTTTGTTGATTCCATCCTGGGCGGGAAATTAGCACGTGCCGCGTGGCAAATCGCTCCCGGCGATGAATGGGAAGATGCACTCGCGGCCTTAGCGGTCAAGGTTGCCCTGGGTGGGGGAGGCGTCCTTATCGTGGTCCCAGACCAAAAGGTGGTCGACGCCCTTGAAAACGCCCTGCGCGGTGTTGTGGGGCCGAAACAAATCACGGTGCTCACCAATAGCATGGGCCCGCAAGCGCGCTATCGCCGCTATCTTTCGGCCTTGGTGGGGCAGGCGCGAATCGTCATTGGAACGCGCTCGGCGGCTTTTACCCCCGTGGACAACCTGCAGCTGGCCGTTATTTTTGATGACGGCAACGATAACTTGGTGGATAATATCAAGCCCTACGTCCACGCCCGGGAGGTGCTTACCACCCGATCTGCCTTTGAAAATTGCAGCTTCATTGCGGCGAACCACTCGCGCACGGCGGAAACCCAATTATTGGTGGATTCAGGGTGGGCACACGACCTCATACCGAGCGCCTCAACCATAGAGGCACGCCGGCCGGATATTTTGGCCATTGGCGCCTACGGGCTGTCCATTTCCAGGGAGTTAGAGGGCGGTACGACCTCTGTGCAGGCGCCGGCCTTTCAGGCGGCGCAGCAGGCCCTCGACCGCGGCGAACCAGTGCTAGTGCAGGCCCCGCGCAAGGGGTATGCGCCTATTTTGGCTTGTGGAAAGTGCCATTCTCCTGCGCGGTGCCGTCACTGTAACGGGCCATTGGGGTTGCCTCCGAGCTCGGAGCGCTCAAGCGAGGAAGCCGTCATGCCTACCTGCCGTTGGTGCGGGCGCATTGCCACCAATCATCGCTGTACCGAGTGCGGTTCGCCGCGCCTGCGCGCCATCGTTTTAGGCTCTGAACGCACCGCGGAGGAATTGGGGCGCGCCTTTCCTAATACGTCCGTCGTGGTTTCTGGCGGCAATAAGGTCGTGGGCTCAATTGAAAATGCCCCGGCATTAGTGATTGCTACCCCTGGCGCCGAGCCGCGGGTGAATGGCGGCGCCTATGGCGCGGCGCTGCTATTGGACGCGGGCACCTTATTAAACCGGCAAGACTTGCGCGCCACCGAGGACTGCCTGGCCAAATGGGCGCAGGCGGCCACCATGGTCAGGCCGCATTTTAAGGGCGGGCGCGTCATCATCGCCGCGGATCCGGAACTTCCCGTCGTCCGCCACTTCATGAGCTGGGACATGGTCGCGGCCGCGGTAGAGGAATTGCGGGCCCGGCGCGAGGTGCGCTTTCCGCCGGCCGTGCACTTCGCCGCCATCGATGGGGCGGACGCGGCTCTGGATTCCTTCGAACAGTTGGTGGACCTGCCAGAGCACGCCGAGGTCTTAGGCCCGGTTCCGCTCCCGCCAGGGGACAGCCTCCCCGGGGAATACGATGCGGACCGCTTTGGCCCACCCCAACGCCTAGTGGTGCGCGCCCCGCTGGGGCCGCGATCGCAGTTGGGACGCGCGCTGCGCAAGGCTAATGCGGCGCGCAGCGCAAGAAAAGATGAATTGCCGCTTCGCATCACGGTCGATCCCATTCACGTGGGTTAG